The Vespa velutina chromosome 9, iVesVel2.1, whole genome shotgun sequence nucleotide sequence AATCTAAAACGATTTCGAAACGGCGAGTTGTCTTTAAAATCTCGAAATGAAAGCTGGATGAATAAGATCATGAAACAATAAGACGATCGATTGATGAAGTAAGATGATCGTACTTCACggcaaattttctttttccttgtaaATTTCAAAGAACATTCAGTGAATTCTTATTGTCTCACGTAATCATACCTTCGCGTATTACCACAAGCAATTTAGGATAGATTATTTGTTAATGATCAATCGTATGAACGTTTAGGCATCGCTGACGTATCGAGTTTCATCAAATGATGCTCTTGAACGATTTCATGATTTTCGATCAATCATTTCCGTCATACTTTCGAACAAAGTTACATTATAACAATACAACAAATTAATATCGGCTAATAACAAAAACCGTgaacaaattgtttaattagcttgtattacaattaatagaaACTATTCAAAATTTTGGATAGAAACGCAACATTTCAAAGTTAATAAATCTTTAGAACATGAtcgttatattttcaaatcgaaCGATCATATGTTACGTATTCTTCCCGTTATCTGTTTATTcgatgtataaaataatatatacataggaaaaacaagtataaaatattactaataatgtTCCCCATAATCGCCTCCAGAATCACTACCGGAAGAATAAGAGCTGTGGCTCTCGTAAGAACCTTCACTACCGGCAGAATAATTCTTGCTGTGGCCGTCGCCAGTGTCGCTGTAACTCTCAGAGTCTGGTTCTGCGACCATATAATGGCTTCCATAATCGTCGGTATGTTCACTGCCGTGATCTCCTTCGTTATCCACATAGTGACTGTCGACGATCGTACCTATGaaaaatcgtttatttatgtcattaaaaatgaaagctcgaaaatatgttttcattctttctatcattttatattcttacctGCACCTTCGTGATCTTCCTGTTCTCCTATTTTCGTACTTTGCTCGGCATGCTTGTCAGTCTCGTCGGCAAGACGAGCTTTGCCGTAAGCAAAGTGTTTCTCGAATCCATACTTGTCTCCATCCTGCTTGTGGAAAGTGTCAAGCGTCTTGTATCCGTGGTCACCCTTGCTATAGGTTTCCTTCAAGTAGCCCTTCTCGCCCTCTGCGTCACTACCGTACGTCTTGTAGTAGCCACCCTCGTCCGATTTGCCTAAAACCACAATGTTAACGGTCCTTGTTAGTCAACACGGTCGTTCGACCAAGCATCCGTGAAACTCGATGATTAATTGGATCTACAGACGTGCCTTCCTCAAACGATTCCGTATTACTCGAGAACACGTGTATCGAGTTCGATCGAGCTACGTGGCTAGCGACGTGAATTCGATCTGTCTTGACGTTTCGACAAATGCCTCCGACGAGTTCGATCCGTTTTGACGCGTGAACAAACAGACCCCATCCTCCGAGCTTCAGAAAGCTCTAATTTCTCCTGACTCCATGATAAATCCTAAATCGACGGTCCGCGTAATTTCATACGAATTTCCAATTCGAATAGATCTTAATGTCGGTAAGCTTTTACAAGCTACCAACCAACGTCAATGTCGTCGCGAATCTTATTCGTCTCCAAGGAGACATCGACGGGGGCGTGGCTCATTTCCCTCGATCGAAGTATTAAATTCGAACGAGTTTCTTCAATGTCGACTAAATTGGTCTCTGGTTCGGAAAGGAAACTGGTCTTAATGGGGATGCTTGCTCCGACAGATTGAGCTAATGCTACTCATGCTCGACGTTTCATTTGGAATGTGACAATCgttttgagaaagagaaatagagagagagagagagagagagagagagagagagagagagagagagagagggagagagagagattctcgTTATTCTTGTAATAATGAACTTTATCTACTGTACGAAATTACTCCTGACCTAGATAGAAATTGATAACTttcatttttgaaagaaaatactttgcgatatctataattaactttgaaataactaaataacCAGGATCATTATCGGCGATGAATTTCTCCTGATATTTCAAGGGTCGATCATTAACGTGCACGGAAATATCATTGGACCTACCAGACGCATTCTTCGCGATCTTTTTGAAGTCCTTCTTCGGCGAATTTCCAGCTTTCGCGAGATCCTCGACTTCCGAGTGGAACTTTAAAGGTATCGACTGACGTAGCTCTCTTTTGAAGGACCCGACGAACGCCATGTCTTCATCGAGAATCGGATATTCTTCGTAATCCATGGGCATACCCAAAGAATGACCgagaataagaaatgaaacgaacaACTCGTACGTTTTTCGACGCATCCTTCTCCGTTACGTTGGCTCTACTTCGATCTATGGATCAACGGCTAGACGATTTTCGTGATCGACAAAGACGTTAAGCTTTCGAGACTGTCCATGACTTTTATATCTTCTCCCACTTTAAAGACTCGCAGAAATTTTCCTTCGACAGGAAGGGACACAAAGAATCGACGCGACGGATATCAAATCGATTTCGCAAGATCGATTCTCGTTTCTTCGCTGTGAAAGGCGATCTCGTCGTTCGATCACTTCCTACTTTTCAACGTTTCATGAACGTCTTCGATTTATCCAATCCGAACAAATTTAAACTCGAATCAAAAAATCGAACAAATGGAAGATTCATAATCATAGATTATAAACCACCGAaccttttatattaaaattttataaattatttccttttgatATTATCTGCACGATTATTGATCAGCTGGACAACCAATCGCATCTATACCAAACGTATAATACGATCGATTTCGCACTTTCCATAttcgatgacgataatagcatCGCGACGGTCATTGACCGTTCCCTTATCATCTGTACGAACCAATCGTACATTTGTATATCGATTACCATACTTGTGaacaagaaattaatatacggatctatattatatttcattgtgaTAATTACAGAGATTTACATTTAAGAATAGTTTaggtttatatttaaaattagtagtttaaaagttgttatatatataaattgtataaagaaAACACGGTAaactttattcatttaattcctattcactttcattattatttatagttgTTAGTTAATCTGTTtctaaaaaggataaatacaaagaaatacttacacataatatatattttgttttgtgcacatttaatatattagaaagaagGACGATCAAATTTTAAGCGATATTGTGGGATAGAAAGAACCGTTGAAAAGAAAGACTTCCTTTCTTATTACTTATAATGCTAGTTAGTTACTCGTTCTGAAGAAATATCTCTTCACGCACGAATGGATGTATCTACGTAAGCAACTCTCGATTTCAGTCTAACTTTTTCATGCAAAATTACCTCAGACTTTTCGAGAAGGTAATTTCGCTCTATTAGTCTCCACGAACATTAGTCCATTGCGTTATCGGATCAAATATAACATCAtgttgtatttaaataaaatttcaaattaatgtaaaataatatttatcattcgaCGTTTGTCATAACAAAATTCATGATTATTTTATGacgagatatttaaaattttattttattaattcattttcaacattcttataaaaatattcatccgatttctacatatttatatttaataagaataacttATCCAAGAATTCGGCACACAAatctcatttttatatctcgtaattattatataatcttctgtgaaaacaaaaaaaggatcCTAAATGCCCGAACTATTTTATAAAGTGTAATCGTTTATTCAAGAAATCTCATAGAAATCACGTTCACTGTAATTtcgaaaatctctctctctctcttcctctttcccacTTTGCAATCCTCTTCCTTCAGTATCCTTGCCAATACTGCGGTACGAGACATGTCAGCGTACCGTTGCCGTTCGTCAGTGTCACCGCAAGCCGGTAGTAAATCGCAAAGCGACCCTCCTTCCTCGTCTAAGTCGAGCTACGCAGAGAATAGGAGGAAGCCGAGATGATTACGCTTAACACCGTGTGAACCACTTGATGCAGCCGGTGTCGGGGACGTTAAGCGCCTTATATAGCTGTAGCGCCAGCTAGTTTCAACTGAGATAATCCACTAATTTGAAAATCTTGGATGGAATGTTGCATTATGCCGTGCTACAACCACCCACGCGTTACTGTCCTTCCCTTCTCTCAATGTTCGTTATGCTACATCTTAAAAAAATtgcagaaatttattttatgatcgtATTTTGCATTGATTACGACTcgttctaaaataataaagaaatatttttaagctATAACCATTTAcatttcgatataaatatttttattccaaatTTAGTatgtaaattgtaataaaattgatacgtCATATTTAAAGAACGggcaaataaattatattgttacaGAATTATGACGTTGGTTGAGTTTAATCTTATGATAACATCGCTGAACTGACAACAAACTTTTCAAATGATTATAGTCTTCAATCCTGTTCTCTAAGTCACGtacaaatattcaaatttccTTCAAATTGTCAAAGGGAAAGAATTTTGTGACtcgatcgatcaaatattCCGTTTCCTTAAATCGCTGAATATTATGAGTTTTGAGATCAAAAGTCAGCACGTGTAACAGCGCCCACCCTAAGATACGATCAACGACTTGACTTCAGCCTGGAGTTAAAGCTTCGAGAGTTGAAGGGGTAGCTAACCCATGATTCGCATACTGATTAGCTTGAGAGAACGGATAAAGGTAATCTCATTGGCATATATTAGTCGGATATTGAGACGGATGAATGCACAGTTGTTTGTGTTATCAtcatataattagaaatttaatgttccaaaaattgcattttttcgtattatctATTATGAAATGTACGAGAGATAAAATTTAGagattaagaatttttaaataaaattttataccgctgtaattaatatatattgaatatatttttatatattgactCTTGAAATCTTTAATCttatatgttattaaaaaacaattttagtaataatcataaatacaaataaaatatgatacgACAGAAAAGTTGTATTTTCTTAAACAATAATCAAAATTAGGTAAATTTCTAAATCTTTTGATAAGTCAATCCTTTACTAGTAATAGGTATGTTCATCTgcagaaaagtaaaagagcaTAAACAATatctacaataaataaaacagtAATCTGTATTATGTACTATCTTTGTGTTATATTAGATAGTACCAAGAATTATCAACAGTAGGTTTTAGCGATAGTATCAGTAGAAGTTAATATCcacgataaaaatcaatagTCGTCTTGCATGGTACTTGCATCGAACGTCGACTGGCTTCCATACCGACATaaaagtatatgtaatatttgttataaaatctgttaataaaattctaacaaataataattgcattttaattttatgtgGTATGTagttttatgtatgtgtgtgattataagaatatctcgatggataattatattactgaattaacaatatcgatattactCTATCGGTAACATTCATAATGATAATCGTTTGTTGGTAAGACTTCAACCAAATTATCtacaatcgatattattgctGTCTATATCACAGTATActgaaaattgaaattagtATCAGAATACACAGATGTTAGCACCATAAAGAATTTTGCTAAAAGTTTcaatttacgaaaataattgaacTGATATCGGCTATAAAGTGACTATTActttaatatagttttttgtaatttatgtaattgtatatttataaaatacaaaaaatattaacaaattatacatacacacacacacacacacacacacacacacacacacacacacacacacacacacacacacacacacacacacacacacatatatatatatatatatatatatacgtatatataaattataattgtagtaaataaatacaaaaatatattatttaacaaaaatagatGCCATTACTAgtttatctaataaataaaacaaaatcaaaaagaagaattgtTTGAGATAAACTATCGATTAATATCATCCCACTCTTATCCCCAATAGCAATTAATTCCTACTAATTCATACACGTTGCTAAAACGATTGGTCCCTCCCTTTCGACGTCTAAGCAATCTTGTAAGGACGATAGCCCCTCGGATAATAGCGTTCGTACGTTAGGACGATGGGATGTAGGTGGCTGACAAAGACAGGCGAGCaattcagagagagagagagagagagagagaaagctaagCAATTAAGAGAGAACATAAATCCCTTGGTTTAGAGCACTTCCTAGGAGTGAATCAATCGGCGTAATGGccgatcgatttaattttcatttggtTTCTAATCACGAGAAATAGTTTGCGACATTTGTGAATGCATAACACATTGGTCCTTCTAAATCccgcatatatattattttatctgtaGATACAATAGAGATGCCAACCGCAATATGGGTTTACTTTATATGTTAAATTGAGCAAGTATGAAATTTCATAAACTTCGAACTTGATCGCctatgaataataaatccGCGATATACaagaaattaatcaatatatgaataatcacaaataattgtgaaatatactcaatgtatttataaaaataatgattattcaaTTTTGATAACACAACTTTGAAATTTAGTTGAAATAACTGGaagacagaaaagaagaaataatacttCTGACAATTCAAACGGTCGAAGCGGAAATAAATTGGCAACCCGTACTATTCGGTTAAGTCGAACATTATGTAACGGCTCTGTAACAAAGATAAGCTTTGAAAAGTTACGTTTTATATCCCTCGCGGTAATACCAAAGACTGATCCTCCGTTTCATTTCCTTCGTGGTCCATGAAACTTATTGAGAGTATCATTTATAACGTTTACACTAACGTGACACTTCTACAtcaaaagttatataatagTCTATCTCggaaaataaatctaatctttttatttttgatattgataaatatcttctcgatatttatagaaaataactaaagagaataaattgattgaaaaaatcCCCAAATTGaagtaaattattcattcggTAAATATAATTGCTTGTTAAACATTGCAATTGtttcatgaattatttaaattattggaAATGAAAAACCAGAAGATCTTGTATTGATCATCTTCCTcatccatttctctttctctctctttctccctctttttctctctctccctctctctctctctctctctctctttctctctttctctctctcactctctcgtaTTAAACATCTTGTTCGGCTTTTCGCAAGCAACCCGTGGACAAATTATCGCTCTAGCGTAGTAATCAATCTGGCAAAGCCATCGACGGCAACGACTGGTGTACGTGCGAAACTGCACGTGTGCtgacacgtacgtacgtagatcGACGATTACCTATACCTTCCCTTTGGTGGCACGTCTCCTCGTTGCTTAACTCTCTCCCCATCTTCACCTGACATCGACATCGTATTGCTCATAGACGTGCCAAGGATTAACTCCGATCCATACTCAACGTAATATTCAATTTGAGAACAAAGAGATTTTCTaatcttataattaaaatctattgattcattttcataaaaatacattttaaactTGAATTAACATTCGtacatttctttaatttcaacATCAAAGATATATTAAGAAAGTGCTGACTACAATCTTATGACGTTGAACATATTATAGATCTCACTACATGGATGCTGACaagacgaaggaaaaataaaaggggcCGAGTTAGCTTCGTTGAAACAAGTAACTCTCTCTTCCCGGTTCACGAATTTCTCTTACTTTCCCCTTTCCTCGCACAACGTCACGAGCCACGAAAAGCGAGGTCAAGCCGGTAGCTTGGCCGGCTCTCTGTATACGTCCCGCGGAACCCACGATACATCATTTTCGGCTGGGATGATCTTACGGTAGATTTACCATTTGCACAGTTTATGGGCGTCGGTCTGGGCCATAAACTTGGGTTGGCAATGACGGCGACCCGTGGCTGCCGTCGACTGAGTTAGGTAATCTCGAGGGTAACGtaaacgatagaaagagagaaaactacAATAGATTACGATTTTCTTCATTCGCTTTATTCTTATATCTAAAGgaaatcttctttttgtttttttaagtcattgtgattataatttattaaaatttgtttcttaaaaataaaatataagtacGATCATCATACTTTATATGtgcaataaaatattctacgtcatcttgaaagaaaaaaagaaaaataagttattattataaaaataaatatgtaatcgGTATTATTAGCTCGATCAAATTTACATTAGATCCAAACGGGGGCGTAAACATAAACGAAagaattcgatcgatctcgTTTCTTTAGTCTGAACCTTAACGGttcaagaaatttattaacacGCCTACCTCGATGCCTTCCGGCCAACAAAAGAGATCGATTATACACGCTCGAACCGTCCCCTTCTTACTTGGCTACCGGATTTAACTTCGCGATATCCACACCTGTACTTACCTGCACCTCGAGTGAGATGAACCGAACATAATGGGACAACCCTTACTAAATCTACCATTGTAAGAAATCGCTCGgagttaataatgaaattcggCTTTTGCCATTGTGGTTTGCGGCCTACATTGTGATGCAGGAGATCACGAAAGCATAGAGttcatcgttctctctctctttctctctgtctctccctttctcatattttcagGAGATGCTATAGACACGAAGGACatgctttattattttctttttttaatctaaaccATCGATTTATATGAACAGGCAGATGGCACTCATAATGGATTTAAAAAACGATAAGCATATCAACCTATACGTATAAGAATACATGCATACAattctaatataaatgaatctagaaaaaaattatccaatCCAGCTGGAtcagaaatgaaatataaataatagctTGAAATCGCCGAAAATTTGATAAGACAGTTGAAAGGAGACATAAAACAGTTTTAAATCTTGAAAGTGGTACAGATCGAAATCAGCTTTTAGCCAACGTATCGATCAAGAGATAGAATATGAAGGTTCTTTTCACCTGCGGCATACGCGCGCTTTTCGTCAATGAAGAGGCAAAAGAGCCGAGAGAAGTATCGGCACGAGATAGAAGTAAAAGGGGCGAACGGGAAGGCTAGCAGCATCTGGTGTTGCCTTGCTCCACCTTCCATCCTCTCTCCCTCAATCTttccctctttatctctctcctctctctctctttctctctctctctctctctctctctctatctatctctctttccatcctcCGTCCTCATTCCCGTTCAGGCCGCTGCCGTTGTCCCGACGTTACTTCCATGACGGTGAGCTTGAATGCGCGCCGATAGTCGCGGCGGGAAACCAACGAGCCTACCCAAAGTCGTCCATGGTTTCCACGCATCCAACCCAGCACAAGCTCGGCCTAGCTCAACCTGGTCCAGAGAGACGAACACGTCGACAACGGCTGTTGCCGGTAGGTATACTACACGTACGTGCACACGCACGAACAAACACCAGGATCTACGTCATCGTTGGTGGAGGCAACACCGGTACCATCGGCAGCGGGGCCGCTCGCTCCTCTGAAATAATAA carries:
- the LOC124951716 gene encoding uncharacterized protein LOC124951716, with translation MRRKTYELFVSFLILGHSLGMPMDYEEYPILDEDMAFVGSFKRELRQSIPLKFHSEVEDLAKAGNSPKKDFKKIAKNASGKSDEGGYYKTYGSDAEGEKGYLKETYSKGDHGYKTLDTFHKQDGDKYGFEKHFAYGKARLADETDKHAEQSTKIGEQEDHEGAGTIVDSHYVDNEGDHGSEHTDDYGSHYMVAEPDSESYSDTGDGHSKNYSAGSEGSYESHSSYSSGSDSGGDYGEHY